In one Pseudomonas purpurea genomic region, the following are encoded:
- a CDS encoding exonuclease SbcCD subunit D C-terminal domain-containing protein, whose protein sequence is MRLFHTSDWHLGQNLHGQERDFEHACFLDWLLRQLAAEQPDVLLIAGDIFDTVNPPVKAQERLYDFIVSAHEQQPLLTIVMIAGNHDSGSRIELPAPLMRRLRTHALGRVLWLDDGQLDAERLLIPLPDASGAIAAWCLALPFLRPAEVTGAQLGDNYLRGIGQVHEWLIAAADAKRQPGQALIAISHAHMAGGSVSEDSERSLIIGNAEALPASLFGPSISYVALGHLHKPQKVNGEERIRYSGSPIPLSFSEINYQHQILDVRLDGETLLSVEPRLIPRAVHLQRLGPAPLAEILGQLSELPDIDLLAETQRQPWLEVRVRLDEPQPDLRQQIEIALQGKAVRLVRIAAEYAGSGGREGDDDSATLIELDQLTPQELFRRAWLDHYGNEVDDPTLNDFAQLLQDVQHEEEQA, encoded by the coding sequence TTGCGTCTGTTTCACACCTCCGATTGGCACCTTGGGCAAAACCTGCACGGCCAGGAGCGCGATTTCGAACACGCCTGCTTCCTCGACTGGCTGTTACGTCAGCTTGCCGCTGAGCAACCGGACGTGTTGCTGATCGCGGGCGATATCTTCGACACCGTCAACCCGCCGGTCAAAGCCCAGGAACGCCTCTACGATTTCATCGTCAGCGCCCATGAGCAGCAACCTTTGCTGACCATCGTGATGATCGCCGGCAACCATGACTCCGGTTCACGCATCGAGCTGCCCGCGCCGTTGATGCGCCGCTTGCGCACTCATGCGCTCGGCCGCGTGCTGTGGCTCGATGACGGTCAACTGGACGCCGAACGCCTGCTGATTCCGCTGCCCGATGCTTCAGGCGCCATCGCAGCCTGGTGCCTGGCGCTGCCGTTTTTGCGCCCGGCCGAAGTCACGGGCGCCCAGCTGGGCGACAACTACCTGCGCGGGATCGGTCAGGTCCACGAATGGCTGATCGCCGCCGCCGACGCCAAGCGTCAGCCGGGTCAGGCACTGATCGCCATCAGCCACGCACACATGGCGGGCGGTTCGGTGTCCGAGGACTCCGAGCGCAGCCTGATCATCGGCAACGCCGAAGCCCTGCCCGCCAGCCTGTTTGGCCCGAGCATCAGCTACGTCGCCCTCGGCCATTTGCACAAGCCGCAAAAGGTCAACGGTGAAGAACGCATTCGCTACAGCGGCTCACCGATCCCGTTGTCGTTCTCGGAGATCAACTATCAACATCAGATCCTCGACGTGCGGCTTGACGGTGAAACCCTGCTCAGCGTCGAACCGCGGCTGATCCCCCGTGCCGTGCACCTGCAACGCCTGGGCCCTGCGCCCTTGGCCGAGATCCTCGGCCAACTGAGCGAGCTGCCGGACATCGACCTGCTGGCCGAAACCCAGCGCCAGCCCTGGCTTGAAGTGCGGGTACGCCTGGACGAGCCGCAACCGGACCTGCGTCAGCAAATCGAAATCGCGTTGCAAGGCAAAGCCGTGCGGCTGGTGCGAATCGCCGCCGAATACGCCGGCAGTGGCGGCCGTGAAGGCGACGATGACAGCGCGACACTGATTGAACTGGACCAACTGACACCGCAGGAGCTGTTCCGCCGCGCCTGGCTGGATCACTACGGCAACGAGGTCGATGACCCGACCCTCAACGACTTCGCGCAGTTGCTGCAAGACGTCCAGCACGAGGAGGAGCAAGCATGA